DNA sequence from the Candidatus Rokuibacteriota bacterium genome:
TACGGCCGGAGCCTCCTCACCCTGGATCCCACGACCCTCGACCTCTCCCCGGACCGTGCCCGGTACTTCACGCTTCCCGCCTATCTCCTCCTGGGCCAGGTCGGGATGGTCCTCGTCACGGGGGTGCTGACCCTCCGCGACCGGGGCAAGCTCGCCCAGGCGCTCTTCCTCGCCTCGACGGTCTTGGCGTCCGTGTTCGTGCTGGGCGTGTACGGCTTCGTCATCATGGAGAAGGCCAACCCCTTCCTCCGCAACATCGCCGTGGGCCAGTGGCTCATGGTCATGGTCTGCCTCTTCTGGACCGCCACGATCGATGTCCTCCTGTTCCGTCGGGCGGAGATCGTCGGCGAGATCCGATGGGGGCGGATGCCTGCCCGCTCCCAGTACGCTCTCGTTCTCCTCTGCGTGAGCATCGTCATGCTGATGGGGCTCATGGGCTTCATCCGCTCCGGGCTCCGCGAGGACTGGCACATCTACGGCGTGCTGCAGGACACCTCCACCTGGGCCTGGACGCCGACCAACGCTTACATGATGCGGGTGGTCGGGAGCATCGTCGTCGTCTTCCTCGGGCTCGTGTCCTTCGTCTTCTGGCTGGCGGGGCTGGGGCAGCACGAGCGCGGGGACGAGCGCCCGGCATGAAGCGGTCATTCCTCGGCGTGATCGTCTTCACGCTCGCCGTGATCCTCGCGCTCGTGGGAGTGGCCGAGCTGGTCACGCGGGTGTCCGGCGAGGGCGGGCGGCGGCCGGCCGCCGCGCTGACGGGCGCCGACCTCACCCCCGAGGCGGGCGAGGCGATCTTCTGGGGCAAGGGCAAGTGCTCCACCTGCCACGCGGTGGGCAGCCGCGGCGCGAGCATCCGCGGGCCGAACCAGGGCGAGTCGGGTCCCCTGGGGCTCCCGATCGGGGCGCGGGCCCTGGAGCGTGCCAGGGAGCGGTCCAGGGTCACGGGCCGGCCCTATACGGCCACGGACTACCTCGTCGAGAGCGTGGTGGAGCCCGGGGCGTATGTCGTCGAGGGCTTCAAGAACGAGATGCCGGACCCGACGCGGCCGCCGATCTCGCTCAAGCCCGAGGAGCTCCGGGCGGTGATCCTCTATCTCGGGACCCTCGGCGGCGAGCCGGACGCCGCCGCGATCAAGCTGCCCGAGGGGGTCCTCGCCGCCGCCGGGGGGGCGCCGGCGAGGGAGGAGTGGAAGGCCTACCTGCCCGGCGATCCGGCCAAGGGGGAGAAGCTCTTCTTCGACGCGGACTCCAACGCCGCGTGCGCCAAGTGCCACGCCGTGAAGGGCCGGGGCGGCAAGGTGGGGCCCGAGCTGACCCAGGTGGCGGGGACGCGGGAGCCGACGTTCATCATCGAGTCCATCCTCGATCCCTCCAAGGAGATCGCCTCGGGCTTCGAGCCGGTGCTCATCGTGACCAAGGAGAACCGCTACATCACCGGGATCGTCAGGAAGGAGGACCCGGCGCAGGTCGAGGTGATGGACAGCAAGGCGGAGATCCACAAGGTCGCCAAGGCCGAGATCCAGCAGCGCGCGCCGCAGAAGACGTCGCTCATGCCGGGCAACTTCAAGGAGATCCTGACCGTGGAGGAGTTCCATGACCTTCTCGCCTACGTGCTGACGCTCCGATGAGGCCACGGTGCGCGGGCGCCCCGACGAGCCGGCAGGGCGAAGAGGCCCAACCGCGACGTGAGGTCATCCACGTTCAGGCGAGCCCGATGAGCCCACAAGGGCGAAGAGGCCCAACCGCGACGTGAGGTCATCCACGTTCAGGCGAGCCCGATGAGCCCACAAGGGCGAAGAGGCCCAACCGCGACGTGAGGTCATCTACGTTCAGGCGAGCCGAATGAAACGGGTCCCCCTCTTCTGGAGCGTGGGTATCGTCCTGCTCGTCGTGTGGGCGACGCTCGCCTGGGTGCTTCCCTACGCGGCCATGTGGCTGACGGGCCGCGACCGGTCCCTGCCTGTTCCCGGCGCCGTCTTCGCCATCTACCTCATCCTCGCCCTCGTCGGGGCGGCGGTCTATGTCACCATCAGCGACGAGTCCATCCGTGAGTTCCTGCGCCCCCCGCTCGCCTTCCTGCGGGGCCCGCGTACCGGCACGCGCCGGGGGACCGGGCTCCGGACGGGACGGCTCGCCGTCCTCCTGCTGATCCCGCTGGCGGCGGGCGGCGTCGTGTACGCTCGGGCACTGCCGCGGGTGCAGAGTCCCACGAGTCTCAGGATCCAGCACCCCACCATCCCGGGCGCCTACGAGCGGCTCAGGAATCCATTCCGCGAGCCCACCGACGCGGCGGTGCAGAAGTGGATGGCCGAGACGAAACGCGCTGGCAGCCTCGACGAGGGGCGCCGCGCCTACACCGAGGCTGCCCTCCTCGACGGGCGCGTGATCTTCCAGATCAA
Encoded proteins:
- a CDS encoding c-type cytochrome; amino-acid sequence: MKRSFLGVIVFTLAVILALVGVAELVTRVSGEGGRRPAAALTGADLTPEAGEAIFWGKGKCSTCHAVGSRGASIRGPNQGESGPLGLPIGARALERARERSRVTGRPYTATDYLVESVVEPGAYVVEGFKNEMPDPTRPPISLKPEELRAVILYLGTLGGEPDAAAIKLPEGVLAAAGGAPAREEWKAYLPGDPAKGEKLFFDADSNAACAKCHAVKGRGGKVGPELTQVAGTREPTFIIESILDPSKEIASGFEPVLIVTKENRYITGIVRKEDPAQVEVMDSKAEIHKVAKAEIQQRAPQKTSLMPGNFKEILTVEEFHDLLAYVLTLR